From Pseudovibrio sp. Tun.PSC04-5.I4, a single genomic window includes:
- the istB gene encoding IS21-like element helper ATPase IstB has protein sequence MSSLSKRIQSSLVGLKMPRALEVLDHTLSQLEQGELTALEALDSLLNEEYSTREGRRIGVALTTARLTPIKTLESFDFTFQPSLDRDRIMALAELEFITRNEVVHFLGPPGTGKSHLATALGVAAVKAGKRVYRIALAHLIEALAKAEKEGRLTEKLRFFARTSLLIVDEIGYLPITNGGANLFFQLVNAKYEKGSMILTSNRGFAEWGEIFGDRVIATALLDRLLHHAVVIQIEGASYRLRSHADLMPEHVRANASIAPPPPPKRRGRPPKKES, from the coding sequence ATGAGTTCGCTCAGTAAACGCATTCAGTCTTCACTGGTAGGCTTAAAAATGCCGCGGGCTTTAGAGGTGCTCGACCACACGCTGAGCCAATTGGAACAAGGGGAACTCACGGCACTGGAGGCCCTGGATTCTCTGCTCAATGAAGAATATTCAACACGCGAGGGCCGCCGTATCGGCGTCGCCCTGACGACAGCGCGGCTTACTCCGATAAAAACACTGGAAAGCTTCGACTTTACCTTCCAGCCCTCGCTGGACAGGGATCGCATCATGGCTCTAGCCGAACTGGAGTTCATCACTCGCAATGAAGTGGTACACTTTCTCGGTCCACCTGGTACAGGAAAGAGCCATCTGGCAACTGCTCTTGGGGTTGCAGCCGTTAAAGCGGGTAAACGGGTGTATCGCATTGCTTTAGCTCACCTCATCGAAGCCTTGGCAAAAGCTGAAAAAGAAGGGCGGTTGACTGAGAAACTACGCTTCTTTGCACGAACTTCACTGCTAATCGTCGATGAAATCGGTTATCTGCCAATTACCAATGGGGGAGCAAACTTGTTCTTCCAGCTCGTCAATGCCAAATATGAAAAGGGATCCATGATCCTCACCTCAAACCGTGGCTTTGCGGAATGGGGGGAGATCTTTGGTGATCGCGTTATTGCCACAGCCCTTCTCGATCGGCTTTTGCATCATGCCGTCGTCATCCAGATCGAAGGTGCTAGTTATCGGTTGCGCAGCCATGCGGACCTCATGCCAGAGCACGTACGGGCTAACGCTTCAATAGCTCCACCTCCACCACCAAAACGACGCGGCAGGCCACCCAAAAAGGAGAGTTAG
- a CDS encoding NAD(P)(+) transhydrogenase (Re/Si-specific) subunit beta: protein MSIGLQTAAYIAAAVLFILALGGLSNQESAKRAVWFGIIGMAIAVVATVLGPLVDLGSGTVVVVLLITMVVGSVAGVIVAQRVEMTGMPQLVAALHSFVGLAAVFIGINSGINPPAGLMGAEQVIHEAEIFLGVFIGAITFTGSIIAYGKLAGKIGGKALILPGRHVLNAALVLFSILLMIMYMNHAGSWTLYVMTLLAFGIGVHMVMAIGGADMPVVVSMLNSYSGWAAAATGFLLGNDLLIVTGALVGSSGAILSYIMCKAMNRHFVSVILGGFGNTTGPAQEIEGEMVATDTDFVAETLNEADSVVIVPGYGMAVAQAQQAVSELTKRLRAKGKNVRFAIHPVAGRLPGHMNVLLAEAKVPYDIVLEMDEINDDFPSTDVVIIIGANDIVNPAAQEDPNSPIAGMPVLEVWKAKNVFISKRGQGTGYSGIENPLFYKENSRMYYGDAKASMNNLLSKID, encoded by the coding sequence ATGTCTATCGGACTTCAAACCGCCGCATACATCGCGGCAGCTGTTTTGTTCATCCTTGCTCTGGGTGGACTTTCTAATCAAGAAAGCGCCAAGCGCGCTGTCTGGTTCGGCATCATCGGCATGGCTATCGCCGTGGTCGCAACCGTTCTTGGCCCTCTCGTCGACCTTGGCAGTGGCACTGTTGTTGTTGTGCTGCTGATCACCATGGTTGTGGGTTCCGTTGCCGGTGTAATTGTTGCGCAACGTGTTGAAATGACTGGCATGCCACAGCTTGTGGCGGCTCTGCATTCCTTCGTCGGTCTGGCCGCTGTGTTCATCGGCATCAACTCAGGTATCAATCCACCTGCAGGTTTGATGGGCGCTGAACAGGTCATTCACGAAGCTGAAATCTTCCTCGGCGTGTTCATCGGGGCGATCACCTTTACCGGTTCGATCATCGCTTATGGCAAGCTGGCGGGTAAGATTGGCGGTAAAGCACTGATCCTGCCAGGTCGCCATGTTCTCAACGCAGCACTCGTTCTGTTCTCCATCCTGCTCATGATTATGTACATGAACCACGCAGGCTCGTGGACGCTTTATGTGATGACCTTGCTGGCCTTCGGTATCGGCGTGCACATGGTTATGGCCATCGGCGGCGCGGATATGCCGGTTGTGGTTTCCATGCTGAACTCCTACTCCGGTTGGGCAGCAGCAGCGACAGGCTTCCTGCTTGGCAACGATCTGCTGATCGTTACCGGTGCACTGGTTGGTTCTTCAGGTGCAATCTTGTCCTACATCATGTGTAAGGCGATGAACCGTCACTTTGTCTCGGTGATCTTGGGCGGCTTTGGTAACACCACTGGCCCTGCTCAGGAAATTGAAGGCGAGATGGTGGCGACAGACACCGACTTCGTGGCTGAAACACTGAATGAAGCAGATAGCGTTGTGATTGTACCGGGGTACGGCATGGCCGTTGCTCAGGCTCAGCAAGCTGTTTCAGAGCTGACCAAGCGTCTGCGTGCCAAAGGTAAAAACGTCCGCTTTGCAATCCATCCGGTTGCAGGTCGCTTACCAGGCCACATGAACGTGCTGCTTGCAGAGGCAAAGGTGCCTTATGATATCGTTCTGGAAATGGACGAGATCAACGATGACTTTCCAAGCACTGATGTTGTGATCATTATTGGTGCGAATGACATCGTGAACCCAGCTGCGCAGGAAGATCCAAACTCCCCAATCGCTGGCATGCCAGTACTGGAAGTTTGGAAAGCGAAAAACGTGTTCATCTCCAAGCGCGGTCAGGGCACTGGGTATTCCGGTATCGAGAACCCGTTGTTCTACAAAGAGAACTCACGCATGTACTACGGTGATGCAAAAGCCTCTATGAACAACCTGCTGAGCAAAATCGACTAG
- a CDS encoding LysR family transcriptional regulator: MPKLDQFPLFSARLPELAVRALPLVREVGSITKTAHRLGVSQSAVSQSIAELEKRLGIKVLIRGAQPVQLTEEGVLLSQYAQSVVIAEEKALAQIDDLRHNRGGRVRIGSSGPSASTRLLPSLMQRFSQLYPGIALELREAQDHDIIAALRRGEVDVAVVPGAKEESEFETIPLAYDRLVGIVSSEKAEPGSLKAADFQNQPFIMTKGGSEPLVRKWFNQSDIEPRVDHSIQQITSILALVKAGLAHSIIAELALPRGMAGVRVLPLDPPAPRSLYLTRLPTTPANTASSTFWTFSEYEIYRDT; encoded by the coding sequence ATGCCGAAGCTTGATCAATTTCCATTGTTTTCCGCACGTTTGCCTGAACTTGCGGTGCGGGCTTTGCCGTTGGTGCGCGAGGTTGGCTCTATCACCAAAACAGCACATCGGTTGGGCGTTAGTCAGTCTGCTGTGAGCCAGTCTATTGCTGAGCTGGAGAAGCGACTGGGCATAAAAGTGCTCATCCGCGGGGCGCAGCCCGTGCAACTGACTGAGGAAGGCGTTCTTCTATCTCAATACGCGCAAAGCGTTGTGATTGCGGAAGAAAAAGCGCTCGCTCAGATTGATGACTTGCGTCATAACAGAGGTGGCCGTGTTCGTATCGGTTCTTCAGGCCCATCTGCCTCTACGCGGTTGTTGCCAAGCCTGATGCAGCGATTTTCACAGCTCTACCCCGGCATTGCCCTTGAGTTGCGAGAGGCGCAGGACCACGATATTATAGCCGCGTTGAGACGCGGCGAAGTGGATGTCGCCGTTGTTCCCGGTGCAAAGGAAGAGAGCGAGTTTGAGACCATTCCGCTGGCCTATGACCGGTTGGTGGGCATTGTCTCCAGCGAGAAGGCTGAGCCCGGCAGCTTAAAGGCCGCGGATTTCCAGAACCAGCCTTTCATTATGACGAAGGGAGGCAGTGAGCCTCTGGTGCGTAAATGGTTCAACCAATCAGACATTGAACCAAGAGTGGACCATTCCATTCAGCAGATCACGTCAATTCTGGCATTGGTGAAAGCCGGACTGGCTCATTCCATCATTGCAGAACTTGCGTTGCCGAGAGGAATGGCGGGTGTCAGAGTGCTGCCCCTTGACCCGCCAGCGCCTCGCAGTTTGTATCTGACGCGCCTCCCAACAACTCCAGCCAATACAGCTTCATCGACATTCTGGACGTTTTCTGAATATGAAATTTACCGGGATACGTGA
- a CDS encoding Re/Si-specific NAD(P)(+) transhydrogenase subunit alpha yields the protein MIIGAAKEVLGGERRVALTPASALQLQKLGYECAIETGAGAAANFSDADYTEAGVKVVTDAKTLWETSDIIIKVRPPEVSELDLTHAGQTVISFFWPAQNGELLQKFADKKVNVIAMDMVPRISRAQKMDALSSMANIAGYRAVMEAGNNFGRFFTGQITAAGKVPPAKVLVIGGGVAGLAAIGASTSLGAITLAFDVRPEVAEQVESMGAEFVYLDFKEEQQDGAATGGYASVSSPEFREAQLAKFRELAPDIDILITTALIPGRDAPELWTEDMVASMKPGSVIVDLAAEKGGNCKLTKMDEKIVTDNGVIVIGYTDFPSRMATQSSTLYSTNIRHMMTDLTPEKDGQANINMEDDVIRGATATKDGEITFPPPKPKIAAIAAQKPKAPEKTAEEKAVDAAAAAKAAGRKQIGMLILGGAVMALIGAYAPVNFMQHFIVFVLAVFIGFQVIWGVAHSLHTPLMAITNAISGIIILGALLQVGSSSWIVIILAGISVLIASINIVGGFMVTRRMLQMFNKS from the coding sequence ATGATCATAGGGGCTGCTAAGGAAGTCCTTGGCGGGGAACGTCGGGTCGCGTTGACACCGGCTAGCGCCCTCCAGCTGCAAAAGCTGGGTTACGAGTGTGCTATTGAAACTGGTGCTGGCGCAGCTGCGAATTTCTCAGATGCGGACTACACAGAAGCTGGTGTTAAAGTTGTCACAGATGCAAAAACGCTCTGGGAAACATCGGACATCATCATCAAAGTACGTCCACCAGAAGTCTCTGAGCTTGACCTGACCCATGCGGGACAAACAGTCATCAGCTTCTTCTGGCCAGCACAAAATGGTGAGCTGCTTCAAAAGTTTGCGGACAAAAAGGTCAATGTGATCGCGATGGATATGGTTCCCCGTATCTCACGCGCGCAGAAGATGGATGCTTTGTCATCCATGGCAAACATCGCCGGTTACCGCGCTGTTATGGAAGCAGGCAACAATTTCGGCCGCTTCTTCACCGGTCAGATCACCGCTGCTGGTAAAGTACCACCAGCCAAGGTTCTGGTTATCGGCGGCGGCGTTGCTGGCCTTGCAGCCATTGGTGCTTCCACATCGCTCGGCGCTATCACGCTGGCATTCGACGTTCGCCCGGAAGTGGCTGAGCAAGTTGAATCCATGGGTGCTGAGTTTGTCTATCTGGATTTCAAGGAAGAACAGCAGGACGGCGCCGCAACTGGCGGTTATGCGTCTGTTTCTTCTCCTGAATTCCGCGAAGCACAGCTTGCCAAGTTCCGTGAGCTGGCACCTGATATCGACATTCTTATCACCACAGCACTGATCCCGGGCCGCGATGCACCGGAGCTGTGGACCGAAGACATGGTTGCCTCCATGAAGCCGGGTTCAGTCATTGTTGACCTTGCAGCTGAAAAAGGCGGCAACTGTAAACTGACGAAGATGGACGAGAAAATTGTAACGGATAATGGCGTTATCGTCATCGGTTACACTGACTTCCCGTCTCGCATGGCAACCCAGTCTTCCACACTGTACTCCACCAACATCCGCCATATGATGACAGACTTGACCCCTGAGAAGGACGGTCAGGCCAACATCAACATGGAGGATGATGTTATCCGCGGTGCAACGGCGACCAAGGATGGTGAAATCACCTTCCCGCCGCCAAAGCCAAAGATTGCAGCAATTGCAGCGCAGAAGCCAAAAGCGCCTGAAAAAACAGCGGAAGAAAAAGCCGTTGACGCTGCAGCCGCAGCAAAAGCAGCAGGTCGCAAGCAGATTGGCATGTTGATTCTCGGTGGTGCAGTTATGGCGCTGATTGGTGCTTATGCGCCTGTCAACTTCATGCAGCACTTCATTGTGTTTGTGCTTGCCGTCTTCATCGGCTTCCAGGTGATCTGGGGTGTTGCACACTCCTTGCATACACCGCTGATGGCGATCACCAACGCAATTTCCGGCATCATCATTCTCGGCGCTCTGTTGCAGGTTGGGTCAAGCAGCTGGATCGTCATCATTCTTGCGGGCATCTCGGTGCTCATTGCCTCGATCAACATCGTCGGCGGGTTTATGGTCACGCGCCGTATGCTCCAGATGTTCAACAAGTCCTAA
- the istA gene encoding IS21 family transposase yields MVNLGKIVMIHNLKQQGLSVSAIARKAGLDRKTVSKYLHQGLEAPVYGPRQRDGRVLEEYKGYLLERLERFPGLSARRLLRELKTLGFKGGYSTVTEYLRLIRPAPPHAFERRFETAPGQQAQVDFAEFQVEFTSEPDVVRKVFLFSMVLSNSRFLWGRYCANQKLETVLRCHIAAFEVFGGATLEVLYDRMKTAVLGEEPDGTVLFNPALVALLDHYGAQPDACQPYRAKTKGKVERPFRYIRQDFFLGRTFRDLDDLNAQFTRWCKEIANARVHATTNRVVGEVFGEEQPALIPLPAHPYDAVLLVERRVTRDGMVSVGGNLYSVPDTVKKRMVEVQHHPQEVRIYENGQLIATHPVMEGKNQRRVDPCHRKAPPRATQRRRLAAEPTKHSGVNQRPLEFYEAVGQRLASTGGKP; encoded by the coding sequence GTGGTCAATCTAGGGAAGATCGTAATGATCCATAATTTGAAGCAGCAGGGACTGTCTGTAAGTGCCATAGCGCGCAAAGCCGGGCTGGATAGAAAGACGGTCAGCAAATACTTACACCAAGGCCTTGAAGCTCCTGTCTACGGCCCCCGCCAGCGTGACGGGCGTGTACTGGAGGAATACAAAGGCTATTTACTTGAGCGACTGGAGCGGTTTCCCGGTCTATCTGCCCGGCGCTTGCTTCGTGAGCTGAAGACACTGGGGTTTAAGGGCGGTTACTCCACTGTAACGGAATATCTTCGCCTGATCCGTCCAGCTCCTCCGCATGCATTTGAACGGCGCTTTGAGACAGCACCAGGCCAGCAGGCACAGGTAGATTTTGCTGAGTTTCAGGTGGAGTTCACCAGTGAACCAGATGTGGTGCGAAAAGTCTTTTTGTTTTCAATGGTGCTGAGTAATTCACGGTTTTTGTGGGGGCGCTATTGTGCCAATCAAAAACTAGAGACAGTCCTGCGTTGTCATATCGCGGCCTTTGAGGTCTTCGGCGGAGCGACACTGGAAGTCCTGTATGATCGCATGAAGACAGCCGTTCTGGGAGAGGAGCCAGATGGCACTGTTCTTTTTAATCCTGCTCTTGTCGCTCTTCTGGACCATTATGGCGCTCAGCCGGATGCCTGCCAGCCCTACCGGGCCAAAACCAAGGGCAAGGTGGAGCGGCCATTTCGTTACATCCGGCAGGATTTCTTCCTTGGTCGTACGTTCCGCGATCTGGACGATCTTAATGCCCAGTTCACACGCTGGTGCAAGGAAATTGCCAATGCCCGTGTTCATGCCACCACCAACCGTGTGGTGGGCGAGGTCTTTGGAGAGGAACAGCCCGCTCTGATCCCTTTGCCAGCGCACCCTTATGATGCTGTTTTACTGGTGGAGCGGCGGGTCACGCGTGATGGCATGGTCTCCGTTGGAGGTAATCTTTATTCAGTGCCGGACACCGTTAAGAAACGGATGGTCGAAGTCCAGCATCACCCGCAAGAGGTGCGCATCTATGAAAACGGTCAGCTCATCGCCACCCATCCGGTCATGGAGGGAAAGAACCAGCGCCGGGTTGATCCATGCCATCGCAAGGCTCCTCCACGGGCAACACAGCGCCGTCGTCTGGCTGCGGAGCCAACCAAACACAGCGGTGTAAACCAACGCCCACTGGAGTTCTATGAAGCGGTAGGCCAACGACTTGCCAGTACTGGAGGTAAGCCATGA